The DNA region ATCGCGACGACTCGACGGGCGAGACGATCATGTCCGGCCTGGGCGAGTCACACATCCAGATCGCGGCCGAGCGGCTGGCCCGTAAGTACGGCGTGAACGTCGATATCGGGCTGCCGAAGGTCGCCTACATGGAGACGGTCACGTCGGCGTCGAAGGCCGAAGGACGGCACGTCCGTCAGTCTGGCGGCCATGGGCAGTACGGCGTCTGCAACCTGGAGATCGAGCCGACCGAGCGCGGCGCGGGCTTCGAGTTCGTGGACAAGATCGTGGGCGGGGTGGTGCCGAAGCAGTTCATCCCGGCCATCGAGAAGGGCGTCCGCGAGGCGATGGAGCACGGCAACCTGGCCGGCTGCCCGGTCGTGGACGTGCGGGTCTCGCTGGTGTTCGGCAAGTACCACCCCGTTGACTCGTCAGAAGCGGCGTTCAAGATGGCCGGATCGATCGGCTTCAAGGCGGCGTTCGACGATGCTCGCCCGTGCCTGCTCGAACCGGTGATGCAGGTCTCGGTGACCGTCCCCGACGAGTTCACCGGCGACATCATCGGCGATCTGAACGGGAAGCGCGCGCGTGTCCAGGGCATGAACCCGGCCGGCGGCTTCACGACGGTCGAAGCGGCGGTGCCGCAGGCGGAAATGCTCCGCTACGCCACCGAGCTGCGGTCGATGACCCAGGGGCGCGGGATGTTCACGATGAAGTTCTCGCACTACGAGGAAGTGCCGGCGCACGCCGCGCAGAAGGTCATCGAGGAGCGCAAGAAGGACGTGGTCGCGGCCCGTGCCTGAGTCTCGGTCGCTGTCTTGAAACCCTGAGTGATCCGCAGCCACACCCAACCGTCTCCCCCTCTCCCGCGCACCGGGAGAGGGGGAGACGCAGTCGGTATTTGCGCCGCGCAGCGGAGGGAGCCGGGGGGTGACGAGTCGGCGACCGCTACTCCGGCGCCAGCTCGGCCAGCCCCAGCATCGCGCTGATGAAGTGCTGCGGGTAGTCGATCCTGATCTCGGCGTCGTCCAGGCCGCCGCGCACGCCCCCCAGCACCTGGTCCGGGCGCGCCAGGAAGTAGGTGTTGTCGGCGGTGTACTGGAACTGCAACAGGTGCGGGACTGTCCGCAGCGTGTCGGCCAGGAGGGCTGGCGCGCGGTCATCGCCGGCTTTGACGGCCAGCCGGTAGCCTGCAACCAGTCCTTCGACCCGAGCCGTGGTGCGGGTCGATCGGACCGGCTCCGGTCCGAACCCGCCGACATAGGCCGGCGGGGCGTCCTCGCCGAACTGGTCGGCCAGCATCGAGCGGCCGATGGCGAGGGCGTGCTCGACGTACGATGGCTGGGGGCGGTCGTCGTACAACAGGTCGAGCGCCTGCATCAGCCAGGCGTCCGGCGGCAGACGGTCCCGGCCCTGTCGGGATGCGATCAAGTAGGCCGCCCCACGGTGAGCAGCGTCTCGGAATGCGCCGTCTGGGTCCAGCCCGAGCCGGGCCAGCCGCGCCAGCCCGAGCATCGCCTCGCCGGGGTAGTACAGGGAGACGCTGCCGCGCTTCTCGGTGCCCTTGATCTGTAGGTAGCTTTCGAACGTACCATCCGGCAGCTGCATGCGGACGATCTGGCGGGCGATGCCGAGCGCGTGCGCCGCCTCCTTGCCATCCAGACCGAGATCGAGGCGACGGGTCAGCGCCAGCAGTCCCAGCCCGAGCGCGCCGAGCTTGCCCTTGCCGTCGGTGTCGAGCACGTAGAGCAGTCCCGGCTCCGCGCCCGTTCGATACCAGCGGGCCTGAAACGCGAGTGCGTGGTCGGCGGCGGCCCGAAACCGCTCGTCGCCGCTGGCTGCGAAGACCTCGTAGAGTGCGGCGGTCGTCCCGCTGTGCCGCACGATGTTGTACTCCGCGCGACTGTGCCGCCTGAGCCACGGATCGGCGGTGTAGGTGAACGATCCGTCGTCATGCTGGACCCGCAGCAGGTACTCCGCCGCCGCGATGGCGGCCCCGCGCATAACCCTGCCTGTGGCCGTGGGCGCGGCCTCGCCGCCGGAGATGACGCCCTGTGGCAGCGCCAGGGCGCGCTGTCCGTCGGCGCTCTCGATCCAGGCGCGCGTCTCAAACGACCACAGCTCGATGGACGGATCGAGCCACCGGTCATCGGCCCACCCGATGCCGCGCATGGCTGCAACCAGGAGGTCAGATGGCATGGCCGGCTCCGTGTCACGAGTGATGCGGGCCATGCCCTGCATCAGCAACTGGCCCGGCACCAGCCAGTACGCCTGCGCACCCTGTGCGATGACCATGCCGCGCTGAAACGAGGTCAACTGCCGCCATGCAGTCTGCGCCTCCGGGTCGAACGGCCAACCAGTCAGTGGTGGGCGGCTGAGCGGCCGTGGGTCGCCAGCGACGATATCGAGCTGGAGCCGCCCGACCGCCTCTCCCTCGGCGACGGCGGTGCTGACGGCGCGCATCACCGCGCCCAGGAGTGTGTCGGCTTCGCCACGATAGCCGCGTCGCCCTCCGTGATGGTGGACGGTCAGGAAGACCGTGGACGGCTTGGGTGTGCGCAGGCTCGCCGGCGGCGGCCCAGGCCGCTCGATCTCGCCAGGCGCGAGCTGGGTTCTCGCCCAGCGGAGCAGCCACGCGGCACTGTGCGCTGACAGCACGTCGTCGGCACGGTGGGCGGGCAGCATCAGTGAAGCGACCTCAGCATGGCAGGGGGATGCTGCCACGGGGCTCCCGACGAACGCCACCCGGGTCGTCCGCGCGGCGGTACAATGGCGGTACGGCAGTGGCTCACGGCCCTGTACCCGGGAGGCGCATCATGGCGGTCGAGGTCGCGCGCCGGCTGATCAGCGTCGATGAGTTCGTGCACCTCATCGAGACGGGCTTCTTCGGCCCTGAAGAGCGCGTCGAGCTGATCCATGGAGAGATGATCGCGATGCCGCCTATCGGCGACGGCCGCGTCGGTCACACCAATCACGTAAACTTCAGCTTCAATCGGCTCTTTGCTGGGCGTGCGGTGGTGGCTGTCCAGAATCCCATCGTGCTTCCTGGATTGTCGCGTCCCCAGCCCGATGTCGCCGTGCTTCGACCGCGTCCGGACTTCTACGGACGATCCACGGCGACGCCCTCGGATGTGCTGACGCTGGTTGAGGTGGCGGACACGACGCTCACCTATGACCGCGACACGAAGGGGCCGATGTACGCGGCTGCCGGCATCGTCGAGTACTGGATCATCAACGTCGCGGCCGGCGAGGTGATCGTGCACCGCCAGCCGACCCCGACCGGCTACGCATCGGTCACGACGCTGCGGCGCGGCGACACCGTGACGCCGGTCATGTTCCCCGACGTCCCGGTCGCTATCTCCGATCTGCTGATCTAGCTCCCGCTTGCCGGAACGCCCTCGGCCTGCTGGATGGCCAGCACCAGCTCGTTCAGGTCGATCTCATCCACTGGCGTCCCGGCCGGCTCGCGGACGAACGTGGTCGAGAAGAGTCCGATGCGCTTCAGGTACGCCTTGCCGATCTGGTGGTTGTACTGCGCCCGCATCAGCAGCACGGGCGCGACTCGTGCAAACGCGGCGCGGGCGGCTGCCTCGTCGCCGGCCATCCAGGCGTCGAACGTCTGGCACAGGCCGGGCACCCCGATGCACGACGGCATCGACGCGATGGCCCCGCGCTGCAGCTCGCTGAGCAACGCCTGCCCGCCGCGCCCGCCGAGCAGGAGCAGATCGGGCCCCGTCGCCGCGCGGATCTCGCTCAGCTTGAGGGTGGCAACGGTCGGGAGCTGAACCTCCTCCTTGAGGTAGCGGATGCGTGGCTCATCCTTGACCAGCCTGGCGATGGTCGGTACCGGCAGCGGCGCAAAGAGATCCTGGAGCATCAGCGGAACGCCTGACGCATCGGCCACGCGGCGGAAGCTCGCCAGCGTCTCCTCGTATGAGGCGCCGGCCGTCGGCATCAGGAAGACGGCGTCGGCCCCGAGCGACGCGGCATGCTCGGCCAGGATGGCGCTCTCGCGGGCGTTCGGAGCGCTCACTCCCACGATGACCGGCACGCGGCCAGCCGTCTCGTCGAAGACGATCTCGGCCAGCCGCAGCCGCTCCTCGCGGATCATCCGCGTGGACTCGCTGGCCTCGCCCACGGCGGAGATGCCGTGAGCGCCCTGTTCGATCACCCAGTTGACGAGCGCCCGAACTTCAGACTCGACGATCTCGCCACTGGCGTCGAACGGCGTCGAGAGCACGGGCAGAATGCCGCGCAAGGTCTTCATCGCACTGCTCCAGACAGGCTGATCTCAGATTCACTCGTCCTCAGGCGGCCGGTATCCACTGGCCGGCCCGCACCACGCCCACGGCGACTACTCGACGGTCGGCCTGCCGCGAGCGCCCGTCAACGTCGACCAGCGCGTACGTGCCTTCCTCGACGCGCAGCACGGTGGCGTCGCCGATGTTGCCGCGCTGCAGCCGCCCGAGGTCGTCGCGGCGGATCGCCCGGGCCGGGTTCAGCGTCACCATCGGGATGATCTCGTCCAGGGGCACGCCGAACGACAGCAGGTGCGTCATCACCAGCGGCAGCCCGTAGGTGGGGTCAGCGCCCGTCGTCAGCGTGATGTCGGTGGCGAGTGAGTCGGGCAGAAAGGCCTGCTCGACAGCCGCCTGCATCACCGGGAACGAGATGTGATTGCGGCCACGCGCCGCGTCGAAGAGGACGCCGCGTGCGCGGGCCTCGCGGACGGCTGGCAGGATCGTTCCATCTGGGCCAAGGATGCCGTTCTTCCGTCCGGTCAAGGTGTGGGTGACGACGTCGCCAGGGCGCAACAGCGGCAGCAACTCGCTCAGGGGCTCGCCGGAGTCGCCGATGTGCACCATGATCGGCAGCCCGGCGCGTTCACCGGCGGCCAGGACGGCGCGCAGGGCCGGCAGGGCGCTCCCGCCGCAGACGTAGGTGCTGAGGCGCGCCTTGAACCCGACGATCGAGTCGCGGTTGGCCTCGGCGGTGGCGACCGCTGCGTCCACGTCGAGCCACTGGGCCGCCATCAGTTCGCCGACCCGCAGATCCACCTGGCCTATCGAGCTGAGATTCAGCCAGGCGAGCGTCCGCGACCGATACTGCCCGGTGATGGTTCTGAAGCCGCCGAACGTCCGAGCGCCGGCGCTCCCGCCGTCCACAGTCGTCGTCGTGCCGCGCTGCAATCCGGCCGCGTCGGCGTTGATGCCCTCGCCGATCCCCTCGAAGACGTGGCTGTGCAGGTCGACCAGGCCCGGCACGACGAGGCAGCCGCGCACGTCGACCAGTCGACCGCTCTCAAAGCGCGGGGCGAGGGCCGAGATACGGTCGCCGTCAACGCTGACGTTGAGGCGGCCCCGAACGCCGCTCTCAGGATCGTAGACCTCGCCACCCGTCAGGGTCAGCGCCCGATCGCTCATCTGAACATCTCCAACGGGCGTCTCGCGCGGTCACCCAGCGGCCCGAGCGACGTTGCCCACTGCGAGGATACGGCAGCGGCTCGGATGGCACAATGCGCTGTCCGAGGAGATCAGGCCCGCAAGGGGCTGGCGACGCGTCAGGGCGTGGGGGTGGCTGTGCCGTCCGGCTGCTCCAGCTCCTGCTCGGCGGCCGCCCGCTCGACGGCGGCCT from Chloroflexota bacterium includes:
- a CDS encoding Uma2 family endonuclease, producing MAVEVARRLISVDEFVHLIETGFFGPEERVELIHGEMIAMPPIGDGRVGHTNHVNFSFNRLFAGRAVVAVQNPIVLPGLSRPQPDVAVLRPRPDFYGRSTATPSDVLTLVEVADTTLTYDRDTKGPMYAAAGIVEYWIINVAAGEVIVHRQPTPTGYASVTTLRRGDTVTPVMFPDVPVAISDLLI
- a CDS encoding dihydrodipicolinate synthase family protein encodes the protein MKTLRGILPVLSTPFDASGEIVESEVRALVNWVIEQGAHGISAVGEASESTRMIREERLRLAEIVFDETAGRVPVIVGVSAPNARESAILAEHAASLGADAVFLMPTAGASYEETLASFRRVADASGVPLMLQDLFAPLPVPTIARLVKDEPRIRYLKEEVQLPTVATLKLSEIRAATGPDLLLLGGRGGQALLSELQRGAIASMPSCIGVPGLCQTFDAWMAGDEAAARAAFARVAPVLLMRAQYNHQIGKAYLKRIGLFSTTFVREPAGTPVDEIDLNELVLAIQQAEGVPASGS
- a CDS encoding amidohydrolase family protein; this encodes MSDRALTLTGGEVYDPESGVRGRLNVSVDGDRISALAPRFESGRLVDVRGCLVVPGLVDLHSHVFEGIGEGINADAAGLQRGTTTTVDGGSAGARTFGGFRTITGQYRSRTLAWLNLSSIGQVDLRVGELMAAQWLDVDAAVATAEANRDSIVGFKARLSTYVCGGSALPALRAVLAAGERAGLPIMVHIGDSGEPLSELLPLLRPGDVVTHTLTGRKNGILGPDGTILPAVREARARGVLFDAARGRNHISFPVMQAAVEQAFLPDSLATDITLTTGADPTYGLPLVMTHLLSFGVPLDEIIPMVTLNPARAIRRDDLGRLQRGNIGDATVLRVEEGTYALVDVDGRSRQADRRVVAVGVVRAGQWIPAA